The Hordeum vulgare subsp. vulgare chromosome 4H, MorexV3_pseudomolecules_assembly, whole genome shotgun sequence genomic interval ttcgtctcgatagagttccgcagcgtgccggattgtgaggacccgttcgactatgtcggttcgtctgcttcacggaggcattcttcttccaagcgtgatctcatgcaagatgatcatttccccagataccattactatcattgccatgctagtttatcgcttctatcgtttatgtctcgttgcctaccacctgttaaattcagcctctcaacaatgccatgaaaccttcaacctgttcaacctagcaaaccactgattggctatgttactgcttgcttaacctgttgatagcgttgctagttgcaggcgcattgcttccatgtgaaagcatgggttccttgttatatcaccatattaatgctatttaatttaatgcacctatatacttggtaaaaggtggaaggctcggcctttctagcccggtgttttgttccacctttgcccccttagtttccggctaccggtgttatgttccataaacgagcgctcctaacacgatcgggattgttatggggacccccttgataattcgttttagattaaagctggtctggcaaggcccaactttggtactacatttgcctaataacctaataataatgcatagggacccgccggcacccgcggactattttaatcaacccccgggccagtgctccttatgagtgttggtccaaaacagagcagcttattaacgctacccggggcaactcggcgtttggcgtggtaaccatcgctcatccgtcgtgtcctgagaacgaggtacgcgactcctatcgggatcgtcgacacgtcgggcggccttgctggattagttttacctttgacgagatatcttgtccatcgggattccgatgatgctttgggtaatctcagagttgaggttttccactagggaatccgacgagatcgcgagcttcgtgattgaggatttctatgcggcttgtggtaatttgtgatggactagttggagcacccctgcagggttaaatctttcggaaagccgtgcccgcggttatgtggcaacgtggaaactttgtttaacactggttctagataacttgaagttaacttaattaaaatatgccaactatgtgcgtaaccgtgactgtctctttcgtgagttccttctccgatcgaggacacggtggggttatgactgaggtaggtaggtgttcaggatcattcatttgatcatcagtagttcacgtccgtaatgcgtagatcttccccctcttatttctggtactcgtaagtttagccaccaaatatatgcttagccgctgctgcaacctcaccacttaaccatgcctcacctaataagctttgctagtcttaatacctttggaaatgagattgctactGTTCATTATACTATGATGAATAGATCGAAAGTTTTCTTTTTAAAAGTTAACATTGTGAGGGCGAGAGAAGGCGAACGAGGAAGACCACCGCGGGGATTTGTCGAGCGAATCCGGCGAAGATCGTATTGACAATTAACTCCAGAACAGAATAATAAGGAAATACAAACGTGTGAAAATTCAAGGTACGTCTGTGCGATGGCTTTAAAGCTCTGCCAAAGTGATTAGTGCTGATACAATGTGAATCCACGTCCAGTTTCAGTGTCCCTGGGAAATCCTGCGGTAGATGCTACTCTGTGTACAGCTGTCTGAGAGTCCCACAATGGTTTATTTAGTCTCTGCTCCCTGGAGCTCAGTGCGCGTGGTAAAAACGTCAATGTCATCGTTTGAATATATTTTCTGCTTGTGGAGTCCGTCAAGTCGACCAGGTAGTCTATGtttgtcacagaacatatgacacGTGTAGAGGTTACAGGCTCCTACCATAGTGCATGATCCGCTCTGTTTGTAACTATCGAGAATATGTAAACTTTTCTCTCCCCTCGTtcacacaaaaacaacaaacggaagaaaaataaaagattgATGCATCCATCCCAAAATACACGTGAGAACTCGGAAACAGTTTCGAGTTCCAAGATGATAATTTCACCGGTGTGTCAAACATGAATAGGCAGTTTTCCAAGAGCAGGGCATTTTGTAGACCAAACTACGTAGATACCttaattttcaaaaaatcaaaaTCCAAAAATTtagttaaaaaatgaaaaacacacatgtatataaggatATAATTtgtatgtgtgtaaaatttcaggatgAAATGCCTAGAACTGTAAGCTGCACAAAACAAATCATGAACATTGAGGATGAAGGGTACATATGCTAAAAGGCcacaaatttgttttttttggtAGCTCCCATTTTAACGTATTtaatctgaaaatttacacacgtgTCTCTAGGTATATGATAATGTAGGACTATTATCTCATTGGGTGCTCCCATGCAATCGCTAGGTCTTCGGTATGATGGCGTTGTCCTGCCATATGCTTCCTAAGTTCAAATATGTGAATCAATTTAGTTATTCAAAGTAAATATAAGACGCTTTGATCTCCGCCAACATGTTCTCCCCTCCCTCTACAAGCTTGTTGGTCCTCTTAAGCTTTTCAGGTACGTTCATATTCCAAAGAGGTAGATCGTACTCGTTGCCGCCTCCTACCTCTTATGCACATAACCCCACCACAGTGCTAGAAAgcttcttttttgctttatttcacATGCCAAGTCATATGACACATTCTAAAGTGTTTTCTTAACTTATATTTTAGGGATATCTAGTGCCTTCCAACTAATTTAATTATCACCCGATGAATGCCCATGGGCACTCTTGTTGCTCAAAACTACGACATTTCTGGTCTCTAGGATTTTGAAATTTTGGATTGTCAAAATGAAGAAATTGGATGTCATGGAATGTTGGATATTGCATTAACTAAAAACAAACAAAGGTATAATAAGTGTTTCTTGACTGGTCATGCAAAGGAGGGAATAATTTTCAAAATGGTTAGGTATGTTCCATTGGAAGTTAACTACCTCCAATGTCATGAGAGTCAAATCCTTGTATTCATAACTTAATAATGATGGGCAACCTTTGAACCACAAATATATTTGGAAATTGGAATTCCCATTAAAGTTTAAAACTTCCATGTGGCATTTAGATCGCAAAGTCATTCTGACGAAAGATAGCCCTAAAAGAAAAAAATCGACAAGGATGCACTGACTGTTGCGTTTGTATAAGGAGGAGTCGATTTAACATATATCCTTCACTCCCCTCTTGCAAAGCTCTTCCGGCGATTTGCCCATATAGCTTTTAATCTAACTCCATCCACGAGTAGTATAAATATGTCCCGGAACTGGTTAGTTGGGGGTGCATCCCAAGTTGATGTATCAAATCCATGTGGGGATTTGTGATTTACTTTGGGCCATGTGAAGCACTTGTAATGATTGCATTTTTAACAAATCGAAAGCTCAAAAATTATGCAGGTTATCTTTAAGGCCATCAGCAGGATCCATATGTGATCATTATCTTGCAAGGAGGAGGAATGAACACCAATACTCTTTGGGTGCAACCGACGAAAGCTGGTCTCTCAGGATTTATTCAACTGGTTGGTTGGAGACCAACTAGTAGGATTTTTGATGCATGGGGTTCATTTTCCTATGTCTTTTTATTGCCCTTGGGGAAGGCATTTGTGGAATTTTATATGTTGGACTCTACTGAACTCGGGTGTTGAACTTTGGGATTATTTCGAACAAAAGGTTGTGTTCACTACTCGATGCAAAGGCAGAAGGCGTTCCTCGGTTTTAGAAAAAAAGGATTTGTACCGTAGTTGTCAATGCAACGAAGGGCTTTTTGGTTGAGACTAAACACAAGGGAAAAATTTCTATCAAATTTCATGTAGAAGTATTAAACATGACAAAATCATATGGTTCCCAATCCTAGAAATCTAACATGATCTATAGGTACTTCTTTCTAAGAAATATAATCGCTCAAAATTTGAGTGAGGTTATTTTGAACCAACAAGACATTCAAAACTAACTTTTGTAAAGACCATTAAGTTAACTATTTTCAATTAGGAGTACATTATTTGCACGCTCTACTCTCAAACACCTTCTGTTGGGGTGCAAATCCTAGGAACTCTTGTCGCATGGTCAAATTTAGCCGTGTCTAGTCACCTTGTTGCTCCCGCAGTCGTCTTCACCTCGACTATGCTCCATTCACCTCCTCGGGTTCTACTCACATTGCTTTCTTAAAAGTAAAGActagaaagtaaaaaaaacaaATAGTGAGATATAAAGAAATTCCTCGTTGAACTATTGATATGCACAAAAAAATGATATGTTATCATATCACATTCTAGATTCAAACATGTTTTGTGAGCTCATATTATTTGGGGTTTCTACCGCCTTTTGACTGATTTAGTTGCCATTCGACCAACTCGACAAGCACTGTCGTTGCTAACAAGTAGAGTTTTTCCCGGGATTTTGGAAAAGTGGGAacatgaaaaatgaaaaaaaaatggtCTCATGACATGTTGGATAAGATAAGAATTGGAAACACGTGATTGGATAATATATTTTGTTTGGTTgtcatgcaagtgttgtcacacaCGAAAAACACACAAAATGTCAGAATAACGAAGGTTTTGCCATAGTTGTCATTGAAATAAAGGAAATTTTGCATGGGATTGGATCCAAGGAAAAATTCCTAGTGGGTTTGCATGTAAAATAAAAAATGTAGCAAAATCAAAGTATTTCCAATCCTACAAATCAAACGAGATCTATAGGAAAAAATTCAAAGAAATATCCTAAAAAAATCCTATTATATTCTTTTGAGCCATAGAAACCTTCAACATTATTTTTTGTCAGTTTCATTCAAGTTAAATTGTATCCAAGTTCAAGTATATCATTTGCACCTTCTACTCTCCAACGCATTCTATTTGGACTTCGAATTTAGGACCTCGACGTCACATCCAATTTGCATGCGGCTAATCGCCTTGTTGCTCCTTCTCGTCCGACTTCACCTCGATGGAGCTCCTTTCAACTCCTTAGCTTCTGCCCACACTATTGCTTTCATAAAAGTTtaatatagcaactttatatttcTATAAAcccttttctgcacaaaaacaagtaGTGACATATATCAAAATTCGTGGTTGAGCTATTGTCACGCACACGACATTGATGTTGTAATAGTACATGTAAAAATAAAAGAGGTTACAAGGCCAAGCCATTGAAGCATGATTGATAATAAGCACATAGTGCATCACACCATAAGTAACCTCCAAAACCATTGCACTATCGAGGAAGCTCCCTCCCACAAAGCAAACCAACATCTCTTAATCCTGCTGCCGGTGGATAATGCATGATCGCggtctctctttctctttttatATCCCAACACACCCATATGGCCATTTATATTTTTAGAAAGAAAAACTGGGAAGCGACACGTATCATCTCTCCAGCTGTGTCCACCCAGCTCAAACATCACCTCCCTTGTCCTCCTCCTGCTCCCATGCATGCACCCATGCACTCCAAGTTTTCAACACACCGCTTCTTCTCTCTCATCTTCACTCCCGCACACCCCACCATCTCTGCACATCTCTTTCTACACCCTTTCTCTATCCCTATATATACCCACACGCACGCCACCAATCCAACACCAACGCGAGCTCACACTGCCACACTCCTGCACCGAAGAACTTCTTGTACTTACTTAATTACACAGGCGCATCACATAGCTTCGATCGTCATTGCTGCGATGGAGCTCGTGCCGGACAATGCCGCCGGCGTTGCGGCGGCAGAGCAGTACCGCGGGGTGAGGAAGAGGAAGTGGGGCAAGTGGGTGTCCGAGATCAGGGAGCCTGGCAAGAAGACGCGCATCTGGCTTGGCAGCTTCGAGTCGCCGGAGATGGCCGCCGTGGCGCACGACGTGGCCGCGCTCCGGCTACGGGGGCACGAGGCCAGGCTCAACTTCCCGGGCCTCGCCCACCTCTTCCGCCGGCCGGACACCGCCGAGCCTGACGACATCCGTGCGGCTGCGCTGGAGGCCGCGGCGCAGGTCCGGTTCAGGCCCGACCTCCTGCTACAGCCGGGCGGCTgtggcagcagcggcggcggcggcggcttcccgGACCGGATCGATGACGCGGCGTGGGATGTCCTGCTTCGCTCTGATGATCTGGAGCCCGAGTCGCCCAACATGTGGGCGGAGCTGGCGGAGGCCATGCTCTTGGCCCCACCTGTCTGGGAGGGCAGCGCGGTGGACAATGACGAGTGGTCCCAAGGCTCGCTCTGGGACCCATCTTGCTGGAGCTACTGATCGCACAACTTTTGGTTCTTTGGAGGTTGAAATTAATTAAAATTTTCCGAGAGATAACAGAAAATTTAGGGATTCCATTGAGCTTAATTTCCGAACAAATTTAAGTATCGGTCGCTTAAGGGATTCATATGATATTTTCTCACTGTTGTAAGTGTGGCATTTCTTTGTACTATCCAGATAGGAGAGGTCCAGCACGCGCGCGTGGAATTCAGGTGGACCCAATAATTAAGTTTCACTCAGAAACCAACCTTGTTTCTAATTACCGGCGCAATCAAATAAATTTTGCTGCCATAAAAATTTGTGGGATTTACATAGAGCCAAACCTTGTTTTCGGTTACTGCCACAGTCATCTCCTACTGATACTTGAATCTGATTGCTTGGAAGCCTTACATTTGTTCAGGAATGAAGAATCTGATAGATCAAGAAATACTTTCTTGGTCTAGGAGACCAAGGGGGGAACTTACAGAAAAGAGAATCTTGTAATGGTGATCTAAacgtttttatataatttttccaAGTGAGTATTATTCATGTACTCCCTCGGTTCATgaatataagactttttaaagATTATACTAtgtactacatacagatgtacataaacatattttaaaatataaattcactcattttgtttcgtatgtagtcttttcatgtaatctctaaaagatcttatatttaggaacggatggagtataatATAGTCAAAATAATCTAAATGATAAGTGTCACATGTGGGCCACGAAGTAACACGAATCTGACGTTTTTACAACTAAAGTTGCcataaaaaaatctccaaaaaattGACATTTGTTATCCAAACAAAAAATTATAATCCTCAAACAATTAAAATTGACATGAAAAAACGTCAAGACGAAATTGCTTTATGTCAAACAAAGTGACATTTATCAGGATCCTATGCAAGTTATTGCATGACATATGGTAGGACGGAGGCACGGGGCCTTTGACCGTTATCCCGATTTGTCAAATCGAATGGTTTTATCCCCGCAAGAAGAACCTCGTTTTTGTTGTTTCAGAATCATTTGAACTAAGGTAATTCCATGGAACTTTGTCAAGAAATTTCCATAGAATGATGATGCCAGATATACTACGGCGACAAGATGGCACGCGTTATCCCACTGTTTCGTCCTCTCCCGTACCACCCTGacgtacaaaaataaaatgaaatcaGGACCCTGGTCAACCCATGTGCACGTCCAGATTCAGCTCACGGAATCAGGCGCGGAGATCGGCCGGCTGTCCCCTGACAAATGGTTGCAGTAGAGTAGAGtagcatgatgcatgcatgtagccGAACATCACTGCTGCCTGTCCCAGTGACCCCGGCAATGATTGGGTGTGGCTCTAATCAATACTGTTTGCTTCGTGAGAAGCAGGCCAGCCAGCTACATAGATGACTGACGTTGCAACTTACTGCTACTAATTATTTTGGCATACTTTTTcggaaaataacaaaatattgGCATAACATCTACAACCGGACTTAGCAAATCCGGATCACTAATCGTTCGCAAACAGTGATTGGTCACACCCATCAAATGCCTTCTTTCACAACTGATTAGCCAACGTAAAATCTAGTCAACATTCATCCTTGTTGTTGCCTTTCGTGCGCATGATTCACGGTCGTGAGACTCGCAAAGTGAAGGTCTGGCCGTCCGCGAGGAAGAGTAGGACATGGGACACGACCCGACCATGCATACTCTTCCTCGCCGGAGCCCGTGGCTTGAACATCGCCGGTCGAGGTGAGGTTCACAATAGACCCCTCGTGATCGGAGCTCGACACCTTCATGATGCGGTTGCGGCTGAGGGGGTGTCGGTCACCCGTTGGGGCTCCGCAGCAGCCTCCGACTCTGCCTCCCAGGCCTCGGTCGCAAGGGCTACCGCGGCCTCCCATGCCCTCTGCCTGGCATGATGGGCAAGTCGCTCCATAACACCAGACGGATCGTGATGATGTCATCGTTTAGCTCCGACTAGGAGCCCGATGTTGCGGGGGAAGACGAGTCACCGAAGGAGTTGCGTTGGGCACTAGACGGACCACACCACATCCGACAAGATTGGCAAGACACGCCTCCCGCCACGAGGCCCAACGGATCCAAGCGTCATTGGCGCGGAGACAATGGATTCCCACCGGATCGAGTCTGACCGCGGTCGGGTGGACTCCTCCCGGGAGCGGCGTAGAGACATGCAAACAACATCTCCTCCTCGGGTCCGCATGGGACGAGGTCCAGTCGATAGACCAATAGATCTTTGAGTCGGGTCCGCTGCCCGTTATGCTGGAAAAAGGGTGGAGATCGATGGAATGTAGCTTGGGCGGAGTGTAGTGGAGTGGTTAAGGCTTGGTCTGAGATGCAGATGGGAACATATATGTGGGGTTGGGATGGGCCAGCGTGGTCTAGATTTGAAGTGACGGACGTGTCCAAGCACATCCGTGCCTCACATATCCGCCCCAAATATGAGCTGGATGGATACTGGTCAGCCGAGATGTATatgtccaatatgggaatccggtTGGGTCGAGATTTAGTGATCTTTCACTAAAACAGGACGTTGTGATGTATAGGTAGCGTTGAGGAGTCCGGATATAGATGCTCTTACAATTTTTGTTTCGTGTAGTATATCTACGAAACTTATTTAATTTGACATAATGTTGATTAGTAAACAACGTCTTATGTGCTTAGAGTAGTTCGTGTTGGGTCAGATCTTCCATATTTTTACCAAATGACTTATTACATAAAAGAGAATATTCCATATATATTGTCGTCGTGCTTCAGTCAATTACTCAAAAAAGTCCGATTTGATGAAGAGAGATGATTTCAACACCCGCTCTTAGACCATTTACAATGGAAGATTCTTAGCAGGTGCTTAGCACTATAAAATCAAGTTTTCTTAAGCATCAATGTTTATCCCTACTTGAGAGATGCCCAATGGAGCGTCTACTCTTTACAAACAAGCACAAATGCTTACATATTGGTTTTCTCCTTTAAGAACCTTACAGTGTACAAGGCCTACTAGCATGCTTTAAGTCTTAAACGTGGAATCAATGTAGTACGCAACTTTTTGTTACTTAATAGTGCATTGACCGGGTCTTGAATTTGAGACATCCCGGCTCTACTATCGTATTTGAATTCATGCTTCAACCAATTACTCCAAAAATATAAACTGAGGCAAGGAGTGGGATAATATATTTCAACATTGCAAACCTGAGGTTTGGATATAGAGCTATAAATGGCATCAGATTTTGTGGTACACATGATAATCAAACAAAAAAGATAATGTACATCGGATTGACACTTTAATCTATCAAAAACTTTCCTTAAGATATAACCATGTTTGAAAAGTGTCTTATTGCAACAAATTATACCGCAATCTGGATGTAATTTTTCACCCCCAAATTTTGAGAAGGATTTtagtattagcatttaaagcggtTCGTCGACTACACAACACATGAGTTGTGAATCAGCGACGAGTTGATCAGATTGATAGCTTATtacacatggatccaaaccacaacTTTTATTTTTACCAATCACTTTTGCAGCCATGTCACCTTCTCAAAAAGGAGATTTAACCCACAGCATCTGCATCATTACGACACACACGACCATTGCAGCAAAGTCACGTACTAAGAAAATGCAAAATTAGTCCCCGACCACCGTGATGAGATAGAAATGCCTCAGCGATATGCTTGTTTATGTCTCCATGTTGGGTTTGGATACATGAACCCCAAGATAGCATTAAACCTCTTTAAGTTGAAGATAACAAGCAttgaaaactaataaaaattgTGTTTTTGAGGTCAATAATACTTTTTGTAACAAGCAAAAtttatgtatctagtgtattcttTAAACCAGAATGTAAATGGAAAACAAATTGATGACTGAGCATTCTCCAAAATTCTAGCCCCGCCATCACAATGTACTATTTTTTTATCTACTCTTCTAGATCATCATGTAGCAAATGGATA includes:
- the LOC123451175 gene encoding ethylene-responsive transcription factor ERF022-like; translation: MELVPDNAAGVAAAEQYRGVRKRKWGKWVSEIREPGKKTRIWLGSFESPEMAAVAHDVAALRLRGHEARLNFPGLAHLFRRPDTAEPDDIRAAALEAAAQVRFRPDLLLQPGGCGSSGGGGGFPDRIDDAAWDVLLRSDDLEPESPNMWAELAEAMLLAPPVWEGSAVDNDEWSQGSLWDPSCWSY